The proteins below come from a single Pseudomonas chlororaphis genomic window:
- a CDS encoding lipase, with the protein MTSMQLELESRLGSRILSCPVKGKWTGFQLVDEFGSGEPYAGLTYVAIDSEGQKYTDNLDSNGMGRINDHHAGPVALIFEQKYRGPEELYLTLQGRDHYPLEITELQVRAEQTRHLNNNATRTRENPAQASADDFFQVEVRHLVKHAAHLPPEVYRHYPLRGGPARLLGEHGKFGVALMPEKHTVLEVRPLRALRPLLSLTPEFCALNLYQLALMSTLSYCPFGQKPDQPPINTPISFTLQPSVGNWFADGLAKSEELWKLGPEQPEPCYYPLYEDVPYSKRLEIVPFDIELYAVNDPKLGEEQEHPAKVHFLDDRTLGKEATDTQAFITHHDEVILIAVRGTSEMLADGLRDADALQVPFEEGDGQVHRGFYGAAKKAAAFVTSYLDRFHTGQQLLICGHSLGGAVALLLSEMLRRRAGFDYRIQLYTYGAPRAADATFTKNAEPLAHHRMVNHNDPIPSVPGSWMNTRAGVYGTGAALTFVNVPVGLSVFVAGITNWTGENYAHHGTLRHFLPVEFGRQEKSSILWTPSCDTITQQAACQVALQHRHGLPDRPSLLAQLVHTGNHFMVPGYIPACWATLRRWQQAQAAGDTLVTKREYEWVANALARITQQLRSETRAMEQGAPNGRSHIPINDALTHEIDKLRTTHARLATLRTASVSERDVYGSVSERPEQLAQSLTRWQAHPQNRRMVQWAPTPTRDAEGDGLRNAHGYSIGKPYALDVDSMI; encoded by the coding sequence ATGACATCAATGCAATTGGAATTGGAATCCCGGCTGGGCAGTCGCATTCTGAGCTGCCCCGTGAAGGGAAAATGGACTGGATTTCAACTCGTCGATGAGTTCGGCTCTGGCGAGCCTTACGCCGGACTGACTTACGTCGCAATCGATTCAGAAGGGCAAAAATACACGGACAACCTGGACTCCAACGGCATGGGTAGGATCAATGACCACCATGCGGGACCGGTTGCCCTGATCTTTGAGCAAAAATATCGAGGTCCCGAAGAGCTCTATTTAACGCTTCAAGGCAGGGATCACTACCCCTTGGAAATCACCGAACTCCAAGTCCGTGCCGAACAAACCCGTCACCTGAACAACAATGCCACCCGAACCCGAGAAAACCCTGCACAAGCCAGTGCGGACGATTTCTTTCAGGTGGAAGTACGTCATCTGGTCAAACACGCCGCTCACTTGCCTCCCGAGGTATATCGTCATTACCCGCTGCGCGGCGGCCCCGCACGACTGCTAGGCGAACATGGCAAATTCGGCGTGGCCTTGATGCCGGAAAAACATACGGTTTTGGAAGTGCGCCCGTTGCGAGCCCTGCGGCCCTTGTTATCACTGACTCCTGAATTCTGCGCGCTTAACCTGTATCAGTTGGCCCTCATGTCGACACTGAGCTATTGCCCCTTCGGCCAGAAACCCGACCAACCTCCGATAAACACGCCGATAAGCTTCACTCTCCAACCCAGCGTCGGCAACTGGTTCGCGGATGGCCTGGCCAAATCCGAGGAGCTCTGGAAGCTAGGCCCAGAGCAACCAGAACCCTGCTACTACCCGCTGTACGAAGATGTTCCCTACTCCAAACGCCTGGAGATCGTGCCGTTCGACATCGAACTCTATGCGGTGAACGACCCAAAACTGGGTGAAGAGCAGGAGCACCCTGCCAAGGTCCATTTTCTGGATGATCGTACGCTCGGCAAGGAAGCTACTGATACTCAAGCGTTCATTACCCACCATGACGAAGTGATCCTGATTGCCGTGCGCGGTACATCGGAAATGCTCGCTGACGGTTTGCGCGATGCCGATGCACTTCAAGTGCCATTTGAAGAGGGTGATGGCCAAGTACATCGCGGATTCTATGGCGCGGCCAAAAAAGCGGCGGCCTTTGTGACAAGTTATCTGGACCGGTTCCATACCGGGCAACAGCTATTGATTTGCGGTCATAGCCTGGGCGGTGCCGTAGCCCTGTTACTTTCTGAAATGCTGCGTCGCCGAGCAGGCTTTGACTACCGCATCCAGCTCTACACTTACGGCGCACCCCGTGCGGCTGATGCCACCTTCACAAAAAATGCCGAGCCCCTTGCGCACCACCGCATGGTCAACCACAACGACCCGATACCCAGCGTTCCCGGAAGCTGGATGAACACCCGGGCAGGCGTTTATGGCACAGGTGCAGCACTGACTTTCGTCAACGTACCGGTTGGACTTTCGGTGTTCGTGGCGGGCATCACCAACTGGACAGGCGAAAACTACGCGCACCACGGCACCTTGCGACATTTCCTACCGGTTGAATTCGGTCGCCAGGAAAAGTCCTCGATCCTATGGACCCCCAGTTGCGACACCATCACCCAGCAAGCCGCCTGCCAGGTGGCCTTACAGCACCGCCATGGTTTGCCGGATCGCCCGTCGTTACTGGCTCAACTGGTCCATACCGGCAATCACTTCATGGTCCCGGGCTACATTCCCGCGTGCTGGGCAACGCTGCGTCGCTGGCAGCAAGCGCAAGCAGCCGGAGACACATTGGTGACAAAGCGAGAATATGAATGGGTGGCCAACGCATTGGCACGGATTACCCAGCAACTGCGCAGCGAAACCCGTGCGATGGAACAGGGTGCTCCCAACGGGCGCAGCCACATTCCCATTAACGACGCACTTACCCACGAGATCGACAAACTACGCACCACGCACGCTCGCCTGGCGACTTTACGCACCGCCTCGGTCAGTGAAAGAGACGTGTACGGCAGCGTGTCGGAGCGCCCCGAACAGTTGGCGCAAAGTTTGACCCGTTGGCAGGCGCACCCGCAGAACCGGCGGATGGTGCAATGGGCACCTACACCGACCCGGGACGCCGAAGGTGATGGGCTCAGAAATGCCCATGGCTACTCCATTGGCAAACCCTATGCGCTGGATGTCGACTCCATGATCTGA